TGGACCGCCTCCCGCTGGGGTATTTCGACAGGACGTCCACCGGGGACATCATGAGCAGACTGACCAACGACGCGGACAGCATCGGGATGCACTTCGCGGAATCCCTCTCCATGCTGATCACGGCAATCACGTTCCTTGCCGGCTCCTCCATTATGATGTTCTACACCTCCTGGAAGCTGGCCGCGGTGTCGATGATTCCCGCGGTAATCGCGATCATATTCATGTTCGTACTGGTGACCAGGTCCCAGAGGTTCTTCAGGCAGCAGATGAGGGACCTTGGGAAGATGAACGGCCACGTGGAGGAGACCTACTACGCCATGGACATCGTCAGGGCGTACAACGGCAGGAAGGGCTCCGAGGAGACCTTCGACGGCATCAACGGGAGCCTGAGGAAGTCCAGCTTCATCGCCAGGGTGCTCTCGGGCATGGTGCCCAGGATGATGGAGTTCCTGGACAACCTGTCCTACGTGATCGTGTGCGTGGTGGGTTCCTACATGATCGTGGAGGGGGAGATCACCTACGGTGTCATCGTGGCGTTCATCGTGTACGTTAGGCACTTCACCAGGCCGGTGGGGCAGTTCGCGGATTCCGTGGTGGCGCTGCAGTCGGTGGCGGCCTCCTCTGAGAGGGTGTTCGAGGTCCTGGATGCCCCGGAGATGGAGGAATCCCCGGATTCCGTGGAGCTGGCACATGTCAGGGGAGAGGTGGATTTCAGGGACGTGAGGTTCTCCTACGTCGAGGGGAAGGAGGTCATCCGCGGGTTCTCCGAGCACGTGGAACCCGGTGAGAGGGTGGCCATCGTCGGTCCCACCGGGACCGGGAAGACCACCGTCGTGAACCTGCTCATGAGGTTCTACGACTACGATTCGGGGGAGATCCTCATAGACGGCGTCCCCGTATCGTCGATATCAAGGAAGAGCGTGAGGTCCGCGTTCGCGATGGTGCTGCAGGACTCCTGGATACTGTCGGGGACGCTGAGGGAGAACATCGCGTACACCAGGGAGGACGCCTCGGACGAGGATATACTCAAAGCCATCCAAGATGTGGGTCTGGCACAGTTCCTGTCCACCCTCCCGGAGGGATTGGACACCGTCATCGTGCCATCCGCGCTATCCGCGGGACAGAGGCAGCAGCTGTCCATCGCCAGGGCGATGGTCAGGGACGCACCCATGCTGATCCTCGACGAGGCCACCAGCTCAGTGGACACCCGCACCGAGAGGCACATACAGGATGCCATGGACACCCTGATGAGGGGGAGGACGTCCTTCGTCATCGCCCACAGGCTCACCACCATCCTAAACTCCGACAAGATCCTGGTCATGAGGGACGGGACCGTCATAGAGCATGGCACCCACGACGAGCTGCTGGCGAAGGACGGGTTCTACGCCGAGCTTTACCGCAGCCAATTCGAGGGCTGCGATTGATTATTTTATACCCGCTCGGCGTTGGGTGAGTCATGGCAGAAAGGAACATCACCCACGCGAAGACCGATTGGCTGAGGTCAATCATAATCGGACTGGTCCTGATAATCATAGGCATCCTCCTCGCCATCTACCAGAGGGACGCGCTGAAGATCATCCTGATGGGTGCGGGCATCGTCGCCCTCATCGTCGGCGGGGCGTACATCTATGAGTACCTCACCGTTCCCGGGACGGTCTCGCTCCCGTACGGGGCGATACTGATCGCATTGGGAATCGTCTTCATCGTCGTGCCGGGATTCGTCTCCGACGTGCTCATGGCGCTGCTGGCGGTGATCCTGATCGTCTTCGGAGCGCTGGCGTTCGTCAGGTTTGCCGTTTCGGACGAGAAGACCACCGTGCCCGCGGTCATCAACGTGGTCATCGGCATGCTGATGATGATCCTCGGGGTCTATGCCGTGTTCAACCTCGAGGACACCGCGGACATCGTGATGATCGTCATCGGAGTGTTCATCGTTATCGCCGGTGCGATCGAGGTGCTGAAGGCGTACGAGCAGTACAAGTGGATACACTGAAAACATTTACAGGCCCGATGAGGGCCTGGTTTTTTGGGAATATCAGAACTCGGTCTTGTCGACAATCTCCGACTTGGCGTTCTTCCTGACGGATTCGATGCACTTGATGGCCGTGGCCTTGGCGGCGTATCCCTGGGAGGCGGCGAGGATGATCTCCCCGTTCATCGCCTTGAGCCTGAACCTGAACTGGTCTTCCGAATCCTTGAAGATCTCCCACTCGGGGTAGGAGTACTTGGGGACGTTCTCAACGGTGAGGTCGGCGATGTCGGAGTTGTAATTGCGTCCGACGGATCCGACTCCGTTCA
This is a stretch of genomic DNA from Thermoplasmatales archaeon BRNA1. It encodes these proteins:
- a CDS encoding ABC-type multidrug transport system, ATPase and permease components; protein product: MVSPRPGPPAWSNTDVSRKADIRTALRKIYSYVGEYRRGMVLAVVLSILSAVLALIGPQVLRRITDSLSESISEGYDVDMDLIAGLCMMLLVLYGLSFLFGTIEHYLLPAISEKIAYRVRKDLNRKMDRLPLGYFDRTSTGDIMSRLTNDADSIGMHFAESLSMLITAITFLAGSSIMMFYTSWKLAAVSMIPAVIAIIFMFVLVTRSQRFFRQQMRDLGKMNGHVEETYYAMDIVRAYNGRKGSEETFDGINGSLRKSSFIARVLSGMVPRMMEFLDNLSYVIVCVVGSYMIVEGEITYGVIVAFIVYVRHFTRPVGQFADSVVALQSVAASSERVFEVLDAPEMEESPDSVELAHVRGEVDFRDVRFSYVEGKEVIRGFSEHVEPGERVAIVGPTGTGKTTVVNLLMRFYDYDSGEILIDGVPVSSISRKSVRSAFAMVLQDSWILSGTLRENIAYTREDASDEDILKAIQDVGLAQFLSTLPEGLDTVIVPSALSAGQRQQLSIARAMVRDAPMLILDEATSSVDTRTERHIQDAMDTLMRGRTSFVIAHRLTTILNSDKILVMRDGTVIEHGTHDELLAKDGFYAELYRSQFEGCD